One genomic segment of Natronospira proteinivora includes these proteins:
- a CDS encoding class I SAM-dependent methyltransferase, protein MSIPEIPACPLCGQAETRLFCLDFLRQRHYWRCPDCHLSWRDARHHLDAAAERAVYEMHENHPDEPGYRRFLTRVSAPLRERLPQAARGLDFGCGPGPALARMLEEAGHSVALYDPFFHPDTSVLNAEYDFITCTETMEHCAQPGMELARLLGMLKAGGHLAIMTGHLSEDARFARWHYRQDPTHICFFQRRSFDWIARHWNLTTVFHQGDVWIAQKPGRI, encoded by the coding sequence ATGTCCATTCCAGAGATCCCCGCCTGTCCACTTTGCGGGCAGGCTGAAACCCGCTTGTTCTGCCTGGACTTCCTGCGCCAACGGCACTATTGGCGCTGCCCGGACTGCCACCTGAGCTGGCGCGATGCCCGTCATCATCTGGATGCAGCGGCAGAACGCGCCGTCTATGAGATGCACGAGAACCACCCCGACGAACCGGGCTACCGGCGTTTTCTGACCCGGGTCAGTGCCCCCTTGAGGGAGCGTTTGCCGCAAGCCGCCCGGGGGCTGGACTTCGGCTGCGGGCCCGGACCGGCCCTGGCTCGGATGCTGGAGGAAGCGGGGCATTCCGTGGCCCTGTATGACCCCTTCTTCCATCCGGATACCTCGGTGCTCAATGCCGAATATGATTTCATCACCTGCACCGAAACCATGGAGCATTGTGCCCAGCCCGGTATGGAACTGGCGCGGCTGCTGGGGATGCTGAAAGCGGGCGGCCACTTGGCCATCATGACCGGCCATCTTAGTGAGGACGCCCGTTTCGCTCGCTGGCATTACCGCCAGGACCCGACTCATATCTGTTTCTTTCAACGCCGCAGCTTTGACTGGATTGCCCGGCACTGGAATCTAACAACGGTTTTTCACCAGGGCGATGTCTGGATCGCGCAAAAGCCCGGAAGGATTTGA
- a CDS encoding DMT family transporter, with the protein MSRTLADKGALAAFVLLVVVWGYNWVVMKIALQYSGALDFAVLRSLGGMVCLFLITAAFRIPIMPRSMAWVLALGLLQTTGFTGLVTLALESEGAGKTAVLAFTMPFWVLGFAALALGERVRDWQWLAVTLALTGLMLLIGPWDPDLRTPGSLLAVGAGAAWGASVVVAKKIPMETRWELIPITAWQMALGVIPLILLLPFVEQPTIDWNAAYIGALLFNILPANALAWLFWLYIVSRLPAGVTGLSALVIPVIGSTAAWLQLGERPSGLEGTGMALILLALTVLSLRGYLRWKRRGEVSREGS; encoded by the coding sequence ATGAGCCGGACCCTCGCCGACAAGGGTGCCCTGGCCGCCTTCGTCTTGCTGGTGGTGGTCTGGGGCTATAACTGGGTGGTGATGAAAATCGCCCTGCAGTACAGCGGGGCGCTGGATTTCGCCGTGCTGCGCAGCCTGGGCGGCATGGTGTGCCTCTTTCTCATCACCGCCGCCTTTCGCATTCCCATCATGCCCCGTTCCATGGCCTGGGTCCTGGCCCTGGGTCTGTTGCAGACCACCGGCTTCACCGGCTTGGTGACCCTGGCACTGGAAAGCGAAGGCGCGGGCAAGACCGCCGTATTGGCCTTCACCATGCCTTTCTGGGTATTGGGCTTTGCCGCCCTGGCACTGGGTGAACGGGTCCGGGATTGGCAGTGGCTGGCGGTAACCCTGGCGCTCACCGGCCTGATGTTGCTGATCGGCCCCTGGGACCCGGATTTGCGCACCCCGGGCAGCCTCTTGGCGGTGGGTGCCGGGGCCGCTTGGGGGGCCAGCGTGGTGGTGGCGAAGAAAATCCCCATGGAGACACGCTGGGAGCTGATCCCCATCACGGCCTGGCAGATGGCCCTGGGGGTCATCCCCCTGATCTTGCTGCTGCCTTTTGTGGAACAACCGACCATTGACTGGAACGCGGCCTATATCGGTGCCCTGTTGTTCAACATCCTTCCGGCCAATGCCCTGGCCTGGCTGTTCTGGCTGTATATCGTCAGCCGCCTGCCGGCCGGGGTCACCGGCCTGTCGGCCCTGGTGATTCCGGTGATCGGCAGCACCGCCGCCTGGCTGCAGCTAGGCGAACGCCCCAGTGGCCTGGAAGGCACCGGCATGGCCTTGATCCTGCTGGCCCTGACGGTCCTCAGCCTGCGGGGCTATCTGCGCTGGAAACGACGGGGTGAGGTCTCCAGAGAAGGCTCATAA
- the nudC gene encoding NAD(+) diphosphatase, giving the protein MSPGEDLAPLSGEALEARWGGSNCHLLPVCENRVFLHWPKDQPRALTPSYQEAGELITHARSPVWIHSAQGRDFFAVELDRFQPKRRIPGGDFEDLRSVAGLLSDPDWSLLARAKAMIQWHASHTFCTRCGAPSGRSPGGLARYCSNPECGQRHFPRTDPAVIVRVVQGDRILLGRQPNWPRTRRSVLAGFVSPGESAEATVVREVFEEAGIRIRPDSVRYFSSQPWPFPGSLMLAYTAEAGNTDIQRLDGELADAEWWSRPALNEALAEEAIQLPNTRSVARHLIEDWRSTD; this is encoded by the coding sequence ATGAGCCCCGGGGAAGACCTGGCCCCCTTGTCGGGGGAGGCCCTGGAGGCCCGCTGGGGAGGCAGTAACTGCCACCTCCTGCCGGTCTGCGAGAATCGCGTCTTCCTGCATTGGCCCAAGGACCAACCCCGGGCGCTGACCCCAAGCTACCAGGAGGCCGGCGAGCTTATCACCCATGCCCGCTCACCGGTCTGGATTCACTCCGCCCAGGGACGGGATTTCTTCGCCGTTGAGCTGGATCGCTTTCAGCCCAAGCGACGTATTCCCGGTGGGGATTTCGAAGACCTTCGCTCGGTGGCCGGTTTGTTGAGCGACCCGGACTGGTCCCTGCTGGCCCGCGCCAAGGCCATGATCCAGTGGCATGCCAGCCATACTTTCTGTACCCGTTGTGGCGCCCCCAGCGGGCGTTCACCGGGGGGATTGGCCCGCTATTGCAGCAACCCGGAATGTGGCCAGCGCCACTTTCCCCGCACCGACCCGGCCGTGATCGTGCGCGTGGTGCAGGGGGATCGCATCCTGCTGGGGCGCCAACCCAACTGGCCCCGCACCCGGCGTTCGGTATTGGCGGGCTTTGTCTCTCCGGGCGAGTCGGCGGAAGCCACCGTGGTCCGGGAAGTGTTCGAGGAAGCAGGCATCCGGATTCGTCCCGACAGCGTCCGCTATTTTTCCTCCCAGCCCTGGCCCTTTCCCGGCTCCCTGATGCTCGCCTACACCGCCGAGGCCGGAAACACGGATATTCAGCGGCTGGACGGGGAGCTGGCGGATGCCGAGTGGTGGTCCCGCCCGGCGCTGAACGAAGCACTGGCCGAGGAAGCGATTCAGCTGCCCAACACCCGCTCCGTTGCCCGACACCTCATTGAGGACTGGCGAAGTACCGACTGA
- a CDS encoding S9 family peptidase, with protein MSESREQDVQTTPFGSWPSDFSAEQIARGGKRLAQPLCRPEGIYWLEGRPEEGGRTALCRWRAGTVETLTPRGYSVRTRAQEYGGGAWCALDGDRRIFVEDSDQGLYLQQGREIQSLCVMPQCRFGDLQWDDHHQRVLAVREVVEEQAPEPRAELVSIDLSGRIQVLAQGADFYTAPRPSQDGRQLAWLEWDHPDMPWDRTRLMLAGIDEAGAVTKPTMVAGQHAEAIFQPEWHDDGRLYFVSDRADGWWNLHVWDGEAIQVITREAAEFGLPYWQFNMRSWGFVDDDTILAARSSQGFWSLQRIRAGQAKTLDEDWNSIQHLHCDHGQAVMLAGRPDHPLAVVRIDPERGPVEVIATASATPEQGAMVSQAEAIHFPTGEDETAHALFYPPTHPDHQGPSNERPPLLVKCHGGPTGATDAAYDPRIQYWTSRGFAVVDVNYRGSTGYGRPYRHRLYGGWGKLDVEDCQAVVRHLVAQDRVDPARCLISGSSAGGYTVLAALTFTDVFAAGASHYGIGDLAALDAATHKFESRYTQKLVGPWPETQAEWRARSPIHHVSRLKVPVIFFQGDEDKVVPPEQAQAMADALRAQGLPVAHVVFEGEGHGFRRAQNIRASLEMELDFYGRVLGFQPHGPAPSLRVDNL; from the coding sequence ATGAGTGAGTCAAGGGAACAAGATGTCCAGACAACCCCTTTCGGCAGCTGGCCTTCCGACTTCAGTGCCGAGCAGATCGCCCGGGGCGGCAAGCGCCTGGCCCAACCCCTGTGCCGCCCGGAAGGGATCTATTGGCTGGAAGGTCGGCCCGAGGAAGGCGGCCGAACCGCCCTTTGTCGCTGGCGCGCCGGTACGGTCGAGACCCTGACGCCGCGTGGCTACAGTGTGCGGACGCGGGCCCAGGAGTACGGGGGCGGCGCCTGGTGTGCGCTGGACGGGGATCGACGTATTTTCGTCGAGGACAGCGACCAGGGCCTTTACCTCCAGCAGGGCCGCGAGATCCAAAGCCTCTGCGTAATGCCCCAATGCCGCTTCGGCGACCTGCAGTGGGATGATCACCACCAGCGAGTTCTGGCGGTTCGCGAGGTGGTCGAGGAACAGGCCCCGGAGCCCCGGGCCGAGTTGGTGTCCATTGACCTTTCCGGCCGGATCCAGGTCCTGGCCCAGGGCGCCGACTTTTATACCGCACCGCGGCCCAGCCAGGACGGCCGGCAGCTGGCCTGGCTGGAATGGGATCATCCGGACATGCCCTGGGACCGGACCCGGCTGATGCTTGCCGGCATCGACGAAGCCGGCGCGGTCACGAAGCCAACTATGGTGGCAGGCCAGCACGCCGAGGCCATCTTTCAGCCGGAATGGCACGACGACGGCCGGCTTTACTTTGTCAGTGACCGGGCCGATGGCTGGTGGAACCTGCATGTCTGGGATGGGGAAGCCATTCAGGTGATCACCCGGGAAGCAGCCGAGTTCGGCCTGCCCTATTGGCAATTCAATATGCGCAGCTGGGGCTTTGTCGACGATGACACCATCCTGGCGGCCCGATCCTCGCAGGGCTTTTGGTCCCTGCAACGGATTCGCGCGGGTCAGGCAAAGACCCTGGATGAGGACTGGAACAGTATTCAGCACCTGCATTGTGATCACGGCCAGGCCGTGATGCTGGCGGGCCGGCCCGATCATCCCCTGGCGGTGGTGCGAATCGATCCCGAGCGGGGGCCGGTGGAGGTCATTGCCACCGCGTCTGCGACACCTGAACAGGGGGCCATGGTCAGCCAAGCCGAGGCCATCCACTTCCCAACCGGCGAGGATGAGACGGCCCATGCTCTCTTTTACCCTCCCACCCATCCCGACCATCAGGGCCCATCGAATGAGCGTCCACCGCTGCTGGTGAAATGCCACGGCGGGCCCACGGGGGCCACCGATGCAGCCTATGACCCCCGAATCCAGTACTGGACCAGCCGCGGCTTTGCGGTGGTGGATGTGAATTACCGGGGCAGTACCGGTTACGGGCGCCCTTACCGTCATCGGCTTTATGGCGGCTGGGGCAAACTGGACGTGGAAGACTGCCAGGCGGTAGTTCGCCATCTGGTGGCCCAAGACCGGGTGGACCCGGCCCGCTGTCTGATCAGCGGCTCCAGTGCCGGGGGCTATACCGTGCTGGCCGCCCTGACCTTCACCGATGTCTTTGCTGCCGGAGCCAGTCACTACGGCATCGGTGATCTGGCCGCACTGGATGCCGCCACCCACAAATTTGAATCGCGCTATACCCAGAAACTGGTGGGGCCCTGGCCGGAAACGCAAGCGGAATGGCGGGCCCGCTCCCCCATCCATCATGTATCCCGGCTCAAGGTACCGGTGATTTTTTTCCAGGGTGACGAGGACAAGGTGGTGCCACCGGAACAGGCCCAGGCCATGGCCGACGCCCTGCGTGCACAGGGATTACCGGTAGCCCATGTGGTCTTTGAGGGAGAAGGCCATGGTTTTCGCCGGGCCCAGAATATTCGTGCGTCCCTGGAGATGGAACTGGACTTTTACGGCAGGGTGCTCGGCTTTCAACCCCATGGCCCTGCCCCAAGCCTGAGGGTGGATAACCTTTGA
- a CDS encoding 1-acyl-sn-glycerol-3-phosphate acyltransferase: MTDTVEIPYWLLLTIGLLALWVLLERLLLPSVRWFFRRRVNQLIDRLNQRLKLRLPTFSLTKRRVLVDRLVYDPKVLNEVREHCERTGAPWDATLERVEGYAREIVPAFNAYFYFNLGRRFSRWMVQRLYRVRLGKNNARGLEGIPDNASVVFVINHRSNMDYVLVSYLSQKQAALSYAVGEWARVWPLQQIVKAMGAYFVRRGSNNELYRRVLERYVQMAVEGGVVQAVFLEGGLSRDGAFREPRIGLLDYMLRDFDPQGARDIVFVPVCLNYDRVIEDRTLIQEAGKRVERKSAISAVWGSLKFLGRSLRRRSRGQWYRLGYAAAGFGRPVSASAWCRAERLDFRALSRRERIEETRRFADGLMGRIAAAMPVLPVSVLSWLMLQDPEQAWRREQLEHGYQALIQALDDHGVDAYVPRRDAAYAVEVGLRMLTIRKLLGADEDGYRIQEGEIPVLRYYANSIHHLVDPLAQDTAFGNAASNKRQSEN; encoded by the coding sequence ATGACCGATACAGTGGAAATTCCCTACTGGTTGCTGTTGACCATTGGCCTGCTGGCCCTGTGGGTGCTGCTGGAGCGCCTACTCTTGCCCAGCGTGCGCTGGTTCTTCCGGCGCCGGGTCAATCAGCTGATCGATCGCCTCAACCAGCGGCTCAAGCTGCGCCTGCCCACCTTCTCCCTGACCAAACGCCGGGTCCTGGTGGATCGCCTGGTCTATGACCCGAAAGTACTGAACGAAGTGCGAGAACACTGTGAACGCACCGGCGCCCCCTGGGATGCCACCCTGGAACGGGTGGAGGGCTATGCCCGGGAGATTGTCCCCGCCTTCAACGCCTATTTCTACTTCAACCTGGGCCGTCGTTTTTCCCGCTGGATGGTCCAGCGCCTGTACCGGGTCCGCCTGGGCAAGAACAATGCCCGGGGTCTGGAAGGGATCCCGGACAACGCCAGCGTGGTGTTTGTCATCAATCATCGCTCCAATATGGACTATGTGCTGGTGTCCTATCTCTCCCAGAAACAGGCAGCCCTTTCCTATGCCGTGGGGGAATGGGCCCGGGTCTGGCCCTTGCAACAGATCGTCAAGGCCATGGGTGCCTACTTCGTCCGCCGGGGCTCGAACAATGAACTCTACCGTCGGGTACTGGAACGCTATGTGCAGATGGCCGTCGAGGGGGGCGTGGTACAGGCGGTCTTTCTGGAAGGCGGCCTGAGCCGGGACGGGGCCTTCCGGGAACCGCGCATCGGCTTGCTGGATTACATGCTGCGCGATTTCGACCCGCAGGGTGCGCGGGACATCGTCTTCGTGCCGGTTTGTCTCAATTATGATCGGGTGATTGAGGATCGCACCCTGATCCAGGAAGCCGGCAAACGCGTCGAACGAAAGTCTGCCATATCGGCGGTCTGGGGCAGTCTGAAGTTTCTCGGCCGCAGTTTGCGCCGACGGTCCCGAGGCCAATGGTATCGCCTGGGCTATGCGGCCGCCGGCTTTGGCCGCCCGGTCTCGGCGTCAGCATGGTGTAGGGCGGAGAGACTGGATTTTCGAGCGCTGTCACGGCGGGAACGGATAGAGGAAACCCGCCGCTTCGCGGATGGCCTGATGGGGCGAATTGCCGCGGCCATGCCGGTATTGCCGGTATCAGTGCTCAGCTGGCTGATGCTGCAAGACCCTGAGCAGGCCTGGCGTCGTGAACAACTGGAACACGGTTATCAGGCACTCATTCAGGCCCTGGACGACCATGGCGTAGACGCCTATGTACCACGACGGGATGCGGCCTATGCCGTGGAAGTGGGTCTGCGCATGCTCACTATCAGAAAACTGCTGGGCGCCGATGAGGATGGCTATCGCATTCAGGAAGGAGAGATTCCGGTACTGCGTTATTACGCCAATTCCATTCACCACCTGGTGGATCCCCTGGCCCAAGACACGGCCTTCGGCAATGCGGCTTCCAACAAGCGGCAATCAGAAAACTGA
- a CDS encoding outer membrane beta-barrel protein, whose product MRRLSAFLLLFALPGLAVGQAWDQPQWYAAFELGNSDLDSEESSFQIDDSDTSFGLRFGYRVNSHVSIVGGYMDLGRFDTELLADVDEEITVVGERSSTATAWTAQAELGWEFVGFLHANVGVGVARWRLDLPAADGNDTQDTAPMVRLGLGMDVGGNTRLDLFAQHIARLEANTAGIGLRFDF is encoded by the coding sequence ATGCGTCGACTGAGTGCTTTTCTGTTGTTGTTTGCCCTGCCGGGACTGGCCGTAGGACAGGCCTGGGACCAGCCCCAATGGTATGCCGCTTTTGAGCTGGGGAACTCTGACTTGGACAGCGAGGAAAGCAGTTTCCAGATCGACGATAGCGATACCAGCTTTGGTTTGCGCTTCGGCTATCGGGTCAACTCGCATGTGAGCATCGTGGGGGGGTATATGGATCTGGGTCGCTTCGATACCGAACTGCTGGCTGATGTGGATGAAGAAATCACCGTGGTCGGGGAGCGAAGCAGCACGGCCACCGCCTGGACGGCACAGGCGGAGCTGGGCTGGGAGTTCGTCGGCTTTCTGCACGCCAATGTGGGCGTGGGGGTGGCACGCTGGCGTCTCGATCTGCCCGCCGCCGATGGTAATGATACCCAGGACACCGCACCCATGGTCCGCCTGGGCCTGGGAATGGATGTGGGCGGCAATACCCGCCTGGATCTGTTTGCCCAGCATATTGCTCGTCTGGAGGCGAACACCGCCGGCATCGGGCTGCGATTCGATTTCTGA
- a CDS encoding NRDE family protein, whose amino-acid sequence MCLLAIAWKQHPRLRLMAAGNRDEFHARPTEAAAFWPDRPDLLAGRDRTAGGTWLGLSRQGRFAAVTNVREADAAPGERSRGELTADFLDGGSNLSSYLEQVAVKGDQYAGFNLLLSDGERLGYVSNRDPAGPRILEAGIYAVSNHLLDSPWPKLLRLRHRFERQLNAGRVGAESLYRLLDDREPARPQDLPDTGLPPELERRLSAPFVLGTEYGTRCASLAWLWEDGIAHFRERRFDAGGHIQGESPFRFTWETGEHASK is encoded by the coding sequence ATGTGTCTGCTGGCGATTGCCTGGAAACAACATCCGCGATTACGCCTGATGGCCGCTGGCAACCGGGATGAATTCCATGCCCGGCCCACCGAGGCGGCGGCCTTCTGGCCCGATCGTCCCGATCTGCTGGCTGGCCGGGACCGGACGGCCGGCGGGACCTGGCTGGGCCTGTCACGGCAGGGCCGCTTCGCGGCGGTGACCAATGTTCGGGAAGCAGACGCTGCACCGGGTGAACGCTCGCGGGGGGAACTCACCGCCGATTTTCTCGACGGTGGAAGCAACCTGTCCAGCTACCTGGAGCAGGTCGCAGTTAAGGGCGATCAATACGCAGGCTTCAATCTGCTGCTCAGTGATGGCGAACGCCTGGGCTATGTGAGCAATCGCGATCCGGCCGGGCCCCGTATTCTGGAGGCAGGGATCTACGCAGTGAGCAATCATCTTCTGGATTCCCCCTGGCCCAAGCTGCTGCGCTTGCGGCATCGCTTTGAACGACAGCTGAACGCCGGCCGGGTCGGGGCCGAATCCCTGTACCGCCTGCTGGATGACAGGGAACCGGCCCGGCCCCAGGACCTGCCCGACACCGGTCTGCCGCCGGAACTGGAACGCCGCTTGTCCGCACCCTTCGTGCTCGGCACCGAGTACGGCACCCGTTGCGCCAGTCTTGCCTGGCTATGGGAAGATGGAATCGCACATTTTCGGGAACGACGCTTCGATGCCGGGGGCCATATACAAGGTGAAAGCCCGTTTCGATTCACCTGGGAAACCGGGGAGCACGCATCAAAATGA
- a CDS encoding autotransporter assembly complex protein TamA encodes MKALAFSPRLLLLGLLLLTLSLPLQAREVWIELQGLDDADELRENIIATLSLARYREEGMGEPRLRRLHARAPNEIRQALRPFGYYDVRVESELTYREEEENWLATYQVERGPQIHVVEVNARVEGEGADDRAFLRTLAELPIRENQPLDHRNYEQAKNRLLQLADRRGYLDARWVSRGLFVDPPTQTARVQLVLDSGPRYNFGPVTIEQDIMDDAFVQRYVPFDVGEPFDADKLLQLQYGLSDSEYYNYVEVRPERDQIEDDRQIPIHVDAHASPKHRYRASLGYGTDTGPRYGVRWENRRVNRRGHRGALGYNISDVRRAVEMRYVVPLSEPVNERLTWDANAIREDRGDFESRRLELGVGRSTLQWGWLQTTFLRYEQERSIFGPEDQSRSEVVVPGITWSRTRANDPTLPRRGLRLSLDVRGAREELLSDLNFFQTTLRAKRVQPLGERHRLLARLELGGTGSERFENLPLSQRFFTGGDQTVRGFGYEELSPLDEEGRRIGGRYLAVASLEVDRQISGPWYAAAFVDSGNAMMSFSDSLETSAGIGMRYASPIGMIRVDIARPISDPDRGYRLHLSVGPDL; translated from the coding sequence TTGAAAGCGCTCGCCTTCTCTCCTCGGCTGCTGTTGCTGGGCTTGTTGCTACTGACCCTGAGCCTGCCCCTTCAAGCCCGGGAGGTATGGATTGAATTGCAGGGCCTGGACGATGCCGATGAACTCCGGGAGAACATCATCGCCACCCTCTCCCTGGCCCGCTACCGGGAAGAAGGCATGGGCGAGCCCCGCCTGCGGCGCCTGCACGCCCGGGCCCCCAATGAGATTCGCCAAGCCTTAAGACCTTTCGGCTACTACGATGTGCGAGTGGAATCGGAACTGACCTATCGGGAAGAAGAGGAAAACTGGCTGGCCACTTACCAGGTGGAACGAGGCCCGCAAATCCATGTGGTGGAAGTGAATGCCCGGGTGGAAGGCGAGGGGGCCGATGACCGGGCATTTCTACGTACCTTGGCCGAACTGCCGATTCGGGAGAATCAACCGCTGGACCATCGAAACTATGAACAGGCCAAGAATCGCCTCCTGCAGTTGGCCGATCGCCGGGGCTATCTGGACGCACGCTGGGTCAGCCGCGGACTGTTCGTTGATCCACCCACCCAGACGGCCCGGGTGCAACTGGTGCTGGACAGCGGCCCCCGCTACAACTTCGGTCCGGTGACCATTGAGCAAGACATCATGGATGATGCCTTTGTCCAGCGCTATGTTCCCTTTGACGTGGGAGAGCCCTTCGACGCAGATAAACTACTGCAGCTGCAATACGGGCTTTCCGACAGTGAGTATTATAATTATGTAGAAGTTCGTCCAGAGCGGGACCAGATAGAAGACGATCGTCAGATCCCCATCCACGTGGATGCCCATGCAAGCCCCAAGCACCGTTACCGGGCCAGCCTCGGTTACGGTACGGATACCGGCCCTCGCTACGGGGTTCGCTGGGAAAACCGCCGCGTCAACCGTCGTGGTCATCGAGGTGCCCTGGGCTACAACATTTCCGATGTCCGCCGGGCAGTGGAGATGCGTTATGTGGTGCCGCTGTCCGAACCGGTTAACGAGCGCCTCACCTGGGACGCCAATGCCATCCGTGAAGACCGGGGCGACTTCGAAAGTCGCCGCCTGGAGCTCGGGGTGGGCCGCAGTACCCTGCAGTGGGGCTGGCTACAAACCACCTTCCTGCGTTACGAGCAGGAACGCTCCATCTTCGGACCGGAGGATCAGTCCCGCTCGGAGGTAGTGGTTCCCGGTATCACCTGGTCTCGCACCCGGGCCAATGACCCCACACTGCCACGTCGCGGTCTGCGCCTGTCACTGGATGTGCGCGGCGCCCGGGAAGAGCTGCTCTCCGATCTCAACTTTTTTCAGACAACGCTGCGGGCCAAGCGGGTCCAGCCTCTCGGGGAGCGTCATCGTCTGTTGGCTCGCCTTGAATTGGGTGGAACGGGATCGGAACGGTTTGAGAACCTGCCACTGTCACAACGCTTCTTTACCGGCGGTGACCAGACGGTGCGGGGTTTCGGCTATGAGGAACTCAGCCCCCTGGACGAGGAAGGGCGACGGATTGGCGGCCGCTACCTGGCGGTGGCTAGCCTGGAGGTGGATCGTCAGATCAGCGGGCCCTGGTATGCCGCCGCCTTCGTGGACAGCGGCAACGCCATGATGTCCTTTTCCGACTCCCTGGAAACCTCCGCCGGCATCGGCATGCGCTACGCCTCGCCAATCGGCATGATCCGGGTGGATATTGCCCGCCCCATCAGTGACCCGGACCGGGGCTATCGTCTACATCTAAGTGTGGGACCGGACTTGTAA
- a CDS encoding MFS transporter — protein MSEASKVKIRNPEQLSNRTYAVLSGDDQTDRLCEAIPESACTNLPRNYLLNVGNGSASKLAEQVAGPNVVLPWLMAALGAPAALIGLLMPIKQAGSLLPQLAIAGAIRSVARRKYFWVFSGLTQSACLLLMIAAAIFLTPTQAGWTIVGLLAVYAMASGTASVAFQDVVGKTIPKGRRGRLLANRAAIGGALTIAAGIMIHQYVGRGDDMLVYLGLVFFGALLWFLASGFFFLIREEAGATAGGRNALEEAGVGVRLVKQLSGYRRYLLARALLLTVEIATPLFVLFGQGVVAGGAVGLGTFVVAVGVAQVVGSPFWGRFSDASSRKVLYWSALIAAAAGVVALLITLLPESLQIPPVYALVFILIGLAEAGVRLGRKTWLVDAAPPQDRATWVAFSNTSIGLLVLAGGALGLIAQFLGHEIMMLTIIALSLAGALAAWYMPEAAEAEREAINNPLADNGPTHHS, from the coding sequence GTGAGCGAAGCATCCAAGGTCAAGATTCGGAACCCCGAACAGCTAAGCAATCGGACCTATGCGGTCCTGAGCGGCGATGACCAGACCGACCGGCTCTGCGAAGCGATTCCGGAATCCGCCTGTACCAATCTGCCCCGCAATTACCTGCTGAACGTGGGCAATGGCTCGGCCAGCAAGCTGGCCGAGCAGGTGGCCGGGCCCAATGTGGTGCTGCCCTGGTTAATGGCCGCCCTGGGCGCACCCGCTGCCCTGATCGGCCTGCTCATGCCCATCAAGCAGGCCGGCTCCCTGTTGCCCCAACTGGCCATTGCCGGCGCCATCCGCTCGGTGGCCCGGCGCAAGTACTTCTGGGTCTTTTCCGGCCTGACCCAGTCGGCCTGCCTGCTGCTGATGATCGCGGCGGCCATTTTTTTAACCCCCACCCAGGCCGGCTGGACCATCGTTGGGCTACTCGCAGTCTATGCCATGGCCAGCGGCACCGCCTCGGTAGCCTTCCAGGATGTGGTGGGCAAGACCATCCCCAAGGGCCGGCGGGGACGATTACTGGCCAACCGGGCCGCCATCGGCGGGGCGCTGACCATTGCCGCGGGCATCATGATCCATCAGTACGTGGGTCGCGGCGACGACATGCTGGTCTATCTGGGGCTGGTGTTTTTCGGCGCCCTGCTCTGGTTCCTGGCATCGGGGTTCTTCTTTCTGATTCGCGAGGAAGCCGGCGCCACCGCGGGCGGGCGCAACGCCCTCGAGGAAGCCGGGGTCGGGGTGCGGCTGGTGAAACAATTGAGCGGTTATCGCCGCTATCTGCTGGCCCGGGCCCTGCTGCTGACGGTGGAAATCGCCACCCCTCTGTTTGTCCTGTTCGGCCAGGGCGTGGTGGCCGGTGGCGCGGTAGGGCTGGGCACCTTCGTGGTGGCGGTGGGCGTGGCCCAGGTGGTGGGCAGCCCCTTCTGGGGACGTTTTTCCGATGCCTCTTCCCGCAAGGTGCTGTATTGGAGCGCCCTGATCGCCGCAGCCGCCGGGGTGGTGGCCCTGCTGATCACGCTACTCCCGGAAAGCCTCCAGATTCCGCCGGTCTACGCCCTGGTCTTTATCCTGATCGGCTTGGCGGAGGCGGGCGTGCGACTGGGCCGCAAGACCTGGCTGGTGGATGCCGCACCACCACAGGACCGGGCCACCTGGGTGGCCTTTTCCAACACCAGCATTGGTCTGCTGGTTCTGGCAGGGGGTGCCCTGGGGCTGATTGCCCAGTTCCTGGGTCATGAGATCATGATGCTCACCATCATCGCCCTCAGCCTGGCCGGCGCCTTGGCGGCCTGGTATATGCCGGAAGCCGCAGAGGCCGAGCGGGAAGCGATCAACAATCCATTGGCCGATAACGGCCCCACACACCACAGCTAG